A portion of the Tiliqua scincoides isolate rTilSci1 chromosome 3, rTilSci1.hap2, whole genome shotgun sequence genome contains these proteins:
- the LBX1 gene encoding transcription factor LBX1, with protein MTSKDEGKAASVEERRRSPLDHLPPPANSNKPLTPFSIEDILNKPSVRRSYTICGTAHLLSAAEKHPPAALPLSSRALLSQTSPLCALEELASKTFKGLEVSVLQAAEGRDGMTIFGQRQTPKKRRKSRTAFTNHQIYELEKRFLYQKYLSPADRDQIAQQLGLTNAQVITWFQNRRAKLKRDLEEMKADVESAKKLGSGNPVDLVAIAELETASEGRAKSRSLSPTLPKHGLDGSGHLQLSPASPLTDQPGSSKDCSEDEDVEIDVDD; from the exons ATGACTTCAAAGGACGAGGGCAAGGCCGCCTCGGTGGAGGAGCGCCGGAGGAGCCCGCTGGACCACCTGCCCCCTCCGGCCAACTCCAACAAGCCCTTGACGCCCTTCAGCATCGAGGACATCCTCAACAAGCCCTCGGTGCGGAGAAGCTACACCATCTGCGGGACTGCCCACCTGCTCTCCGCCGCCGAAAAGCACCCCCCGGCCGCCCTGCCCCTCTCCAGCCGGGCGCTGCTCTCGCAGACCTCGCCCCTCTGCGCCCTGGAAGAGTTGGCCAGCAAGACCTTCAAGGGGCTGGAAGTCAGCGTCCTCCAAGCGGCCGAAG GAAGGGATGGGATGACTATTTTTGGCCAGAGACAGACCCCCAAGAAAAGGAGGAAGTCTAGAACAGCCTTTACCAACCACCAGATCTACGAACTGGAGAAAAGGTTTCTGTATCAGAAATACTTGTCCCCCGCCGACCGAGACCAGATAGCCCAGCAGTTGGGCTTGACCAATGCCCAGGTGATAACGTGGTTTCAGAATCGCAGGGCCAAGCTCAAGAGGGACCTGGAAGAGATGAAAGCAGACGTGGAGTCTGCCAAGAAACTGGGATCCGGCAACCCGGTGGACCTGGTAGCCATCGCCGAGCTGGAGACAGCCTCCGAAGGGAGAGCGAAGTCCCGCTCCCTttcgcccaccctccccaaacacgGACTGGACGGCAGCGGCCACCTCCAGCTCTCCCCGGCCTCGCCACTCACGGACCAGCCGGGCAGCAGCAAGGACTGCTCGGAAGACGAAGACGTGGAAATTGACGTCGATGactga